TATCGGACGGCGCACGAATGGAGCGTCCGCCAAGCGCTGCGGACACCGCAGTTCTACATCCTGGTGGCGGCCTATTTCTCGCACCTGCTGGTCGGGGTCACCGTCGCCAGCGTCTCGGTCTCGCACCTCACCGAGCTGGGCGTCGCCGCTGGCGTGGCGGCCGTCGCGGCTGGGGCTTTGGCCGCCAAGATGCTGAGCCTCGAGGCCCTGATGCAGACCCTGGCGCGCCTTGCAGGTGGCGCTTTGGGGGATCGGGTGGATCCGCGCTGGCTGCTGGTCTTCGCACAGGGAATGCTGGTGGTCGGCCTGCTGGCCCTCGCCCGGGCGACCACGCCCGCGCTGATGCTGGTCTATGCGATCGGCACCGGTGTCGGGTTCGGCCTGACCGTTCTGGCCGTGACGGTGCTGCTGCTGAACTACTACGGACGCCAGAGCAATCTGGAGCTCTTCTCCCTGACCTGTCTGGTCGGCGCGGTGTCGGCGGCTGGGCCGTTCATCGCCGGCGCGATGCGCGACCGGCTGGGCAGTTTCACCCCGACCTTCGAACTGTTCGCCGCCGTGACCGCCGTAGTGTTCGTGGCGGTCCTCGTGATGCGCCCGCCGCGCGCGCCGCAGGCGTAGGGTTCAGAGCACAAAAAAGCCGCCCCGGGGGAGCCGGGGCGGCTTCTCTGTCTACCCTGTGTTCGGCGCTTAGAAAGCGGCCTTCAGGCTGACGACCAGACGGCTGTCATAGATCTTGCCGAGGCTGTGTTCGTCGGTGTCGTGGTAGCGCAGGTCGGCCGACAGCTTGTCGGTCAGGGCATAGGCCACGCCCACGTTCCAGGTGTTGTAGTCCTTGTAGTTCTTGATCGACTGGTGGCCGACGGCGCCCGACAGGGTCAGCTTTTCAGCGACCGGCATGGCGGCGTTGGCTTCGAAGTACGTCGCGTCGCCGCCCTTGCCCGGGTATTCCGGCGAATAGTACACGGCGGCGCCCAGGGTGGCCGGGCCGAAGGTGCGCGAGGCGGCGGCCTTCAGTTCGACGTAGCTGTAGGAGCCAGGCGTCAGGCCCTTGTCCTTGCTGTAGCCGTAGTACAGCACGCCGAAGTCGAGCGAGGTGTCGCCCACGGTCGGCTTCACGCCAGCGTAGAAGTCAATTTCGGTTTTCGGGTCGTTAGCGCCGAAGTCGACGTTCGACGCCCAGACGCCGGCGTAGCCGATGCCGTACGACAGGTCGATGCCGCCTTGGAGGGCCGGATCTTCTTGAGTTTGGCTCACGCCGCGGAAAACGTAGTCGCTCGTGACGCCGACATTGTACGAAGCCTTCAGCTCCTGGGCCGAAGCGGCGCCCGCGAGGGCGAGCGTGGCGGCGGCGGCGGCCAGCGCGATCTTCATCGAGTTCATAGTTCTATCCCCTTATCTGTGCCGTCAGCCAGGTTGGTTCCCGGCCCCCGACTGCGCCTGCAAGCGCATTTGCGTCCCTGTTGGATTAGTCGGGGACACGTCTCTAAGTGCAATCGGGCGGTGGCGAACGCCAGTCAGAAGGGCGTGTGTGGCCTAAACTTTGGGCGATGTGTGACGATTTTGCTTCAATGCAGGCGCATGGGGGCAACATGCGCCCGAAAAGCGAATCCGGCTTGGCTGTGTCTTTACCGCATGGAAAGGCTTGCGCCCCCGAGATGCAGCCCCCCATCGA
The DNA window shown above is from Caulobacter sp. FWC26 and carries:
- a CDS encoding TorF family putative porin, producing the protein MNSMKIALAAAAATLALAGAASAQELKASYNVGVTSDYVFRGVSQTQEDPALQGGIDLSYGIGYAGVWASNVDFGANDPKTEIDFYAGVKPTVGDTSLDFGVLYYGYSKDKGLTPGSYSYVELKAAASRTFGPATLGAAVYYSPEYPGKGGDATYFEANAAMPVAEKLTLSGAVGHQSIKNYKDYNTWNVGVAYALTDKLSADLRYHDTDEHSLGKIYDSRLVVSLKAAF